A part of Gracilimonas sp. genomic DNA contains:
- a CDS encoding zinc-dependent metalloprotease encodes MKRALTVFVMMFVAIQASAQIPTISEKTKGLNKTEGYFNYYFDEAKDQIWLEVDKLNTEFIYVNSLTAGIGSNDIGLDRGQLGDTRLVYFERRGPKVLMVQPNYEYRAETDNELEKKSVREAFASSVIAGFEVAAEEDGKVLIDLTSFLLRDAHGVTNTLRRSNQGSYSLDKNRSAIYKEGTMNFPKNTEFEATLTFDGSNPGGYVRSVVPTPEAITVRQHHSFVELPDDGYEKRALDPRAGYFGISYQDYGTPIDQDLTKRFIARHRLEKKNPGAEMSEPVESIVYYLDNGTPEPVRSALLDGARWWNQAFEAAGYKDAFIVKILPEEAHPLDVRYNVIQWIHRSTRGWSYGSSVTDPRTGEIIKGHVSLGSLRVRQDFLIAVGLLAPYGDDQVNTTMQEMALARIRQLSAHEVGHTLGIAHNFAASVTNDASVMDYPHPQPKLVNGEIDLSSPYDVGIGAWDKVAVAYGYQDFPEGMDEKEALDEILEAAYDSGLKYISDADARPQGGAHPDAHLWDFGSDPSSQLSKILEIRKIALENFGEANLKSGKPMAELEDALVPMYFFHRYQLEGTVKLIGGLDYSYNSKGDNLPAPKIVDKSIQQKALAEMLKTIDPSTLAIPENLLELIPPRPSSLGYSRELFNGNTGPALDALGIAETAANLPVSLILNPARANRLVEYGARDNNLSLETVLDELIAASWDKKNQSGYLGSIQRVVNHVVLKNMIALAADSDSNPVTKAITHKKLTDLQSKLSGKNDADSRYAVYTIGMFLTNPEDFEAEDAPAPPPGSPIGSDAILYCEF; translated from the coding sequence ATGAAAAGAGCACTCACCGTATTCGTGATGATGTTTGTTGCCATTCAGGCCTCCGCACAAATACCGACCATTTCTGAAAAAACCAAAGGACTTAATAAGACTGAAGGGTATTTCAACTATTACTTTGACGAAGCTAAAGACCAGATCTGGTTGGAGGTTGATAAGTTGAACACCGAATTCATTTATGTAAACTCGTTGACGGCCGGTATCGGCTCAAATGATATCGGATTGGATCGGGGCCAGCTTGGGGATACCCGGTTAGTATATTTTGAAAGAAGAGGCCCGAAAGTGCTCATGGTTCAGCCTAACTACGAATACCGCGCAGAAACAGATAATGAACTGGAGAAGAAATCGGTTCGGGAAGCCTTTGCATCATCGGTTATTGCAGGGTTTGAAGTTGCAGCCGAAGAAGATGGAAAGGTGCTCATTGACCTAACCAGCTTTTTGCTGAGGGATGCTCATGGAGTGACTAACACTCTGCGCAGATCCAATCAGGGTTCCTACAGTTTGGACAAAAACCGTTCCGCCATATACAAAGAAGGCACGATGAACTTCCCCAAGAATACAGAATTTGAGGCAACGCTTACGTTCGATGGAAGTAATCCGGGAGGGTATGTGCGCTCGGTTGTACCAACACCAGAGGCCATCACAGTTCGCCAGCACCACTCTTTTGTAGAACTCCCTGATGACGGTTATGAGAAAAGAGCTCTGGATCCCCGGGCTGGATATTTCGGGATTTCTTACCAGGATTACGGCACGCCGATCGATCAGGATTTGACCAAGCGGTTTATAGCCCGGCACCGACTTGAAAAGAAAAACCCGGGAGCCGAAATGAGCGAACCGGTTGAATCGATCGTATATTATTTGGATAATGGAACACCGGAACCGGTTCGTAGCGCTTTGTTAGATGGAGCCCGCTGGTGGAATCAGGCGTTTGAAGCGGCCGGGTACAAAGATGCTTTCATTGTAAAAATATTACCGGAAGAAGCTCACCCGCTGGATGTTCGATACAATGTTATTCAATGGATTCACCGATCTACACGGGGATGGTCTTATGGCTCATCAGTGACGGATCCGCGGACGGGTGAAATCATTAAGGGGCATGTTTCGCTGGGTTCACTAAGAGTTCGTCAGGATTTCCTGATCGCTGTTGGACTGCTTGCTCCATATGGTGATGATCAGGTAAATACAACAATGCAGGAAATGGCACTTGCCCGAATCCGACAGCTTTCTGCTCATGAAGTGGGACATACCCTTGGAATCGCTCATAACTTTGCAGCCAGTGTTACAAATGATGCTTCGGTGATGGATTATCCTCACCCACAGCCAAAACTTGTGAATGGAGAAATTGACCTTTCCAGTCCTTATGATGTTGGAATTGGAGCCTGGGATAAAGTGGCTGTAGCCTATGGGTATCAGGACTTCCCGGAAGGAATGGATGAAAAAGAAGCGCTGGATGAAATCCTGGAAGCAGCTTATGATTCCGGACTAAAGTATATTTCTGATGCTGACGCAAGGCCGCAGGGTGGGGCTCATCCAGATGCCCATCTTTGGGATTTTGGCTCAGATCCATCTTCACAATTGTCAAAGATTTTAGAAATCCGTAAAATAGCGCTGGAGAATTTTGGCGAAGCTAATCTGAAATCAGGAAAGCCTATGGCGGAACTGGAGGATGCCTTAGTTCCGATGTACTTTTTTCATCGCTATCAGCTGGAAGGAACGGTTAAACTGATTGGAGGGCTCGATTATAGCTACAACTCAAAAGGGGATAATTTACCGGCCCCTAAAATTGTGGATAAATCAATCCAACAGAAAGCTTTAGCAGAAATGTTGAAAACTATTGATCCGTCTACTTTGGCGATTCCTGAGAACCTTTTAGAGCTTATTCCACCCCGGCCGTCTTCATTGGGATATTCTCGGGAGCTTTTTAATGGAAACACAGGTCCGGCACTGGACGCATTAGGAATTGCTGAAACTGCGGCCAACTTACCGGTGAGCTTAATACTAAATCCGGCACGTGCGAATCGACTGGTAGAGTATGGCGCACGCGATAATAATCTGAGCCTGGAGACTGTACTCGATGAACTCATTGCCGCAAGCTGGGACAAGAAAAACCAATCAGGATATCTCGGGTCCATACAACGAGTGGTAAATCATGTGGTGCTGAAAAATATGATTGCTCTTGCAGCAGACAGTGATTCCAATCCTGTGACCAAGGCCATTACCCATAAAAAGCTAACAGATCTCCAATCCAAATTATCCGGCAAAAATGATGCGGACAGCCGCTATGCGGTATATACGATTGGGATGTTTTTGACAAACCCCGAAGATTTTGAAGCAGAAGATGCTCCGGCACCGCCACCAGGATCACCAATTGGAAGTGATGCGATATTGTATTGTGAATTTTAG